The genomic region CCTAGTTTCTGCTGATTCACACAATCCGTGGCCTGATGATGTCCAGGGAGTATTCTCCTTCCAGCGTGACAGACGCTGCTTCTTAGCAGACTTGAACCTACACCCTCTCTCATAGCTCCAATCTGACACCTTGAGCTTCTGCTgaaggctggcagccacctctgaAGTCACTCGCTTCACCTTCCGCCTGCGCCTGAGCGGTCGACAAGGTGCATTTTCAGTAAAGGAGTCAGATTCATGCCAAGAATGTTGCTTACTCTTAACAATGGTGTTGAGAGCTGGATGCCGTTTGGCTACCATTGTGTCATCAGAGTCACTAAAATTGGTGACCGGGGCCACTTCTCGACAGTCCTTAACGGCCTCATCCAGACTGGACTCAGAGGCCTCACTGTAGCAGCAGGTATGCTCTGCCAGGTGGGTGAAGTCTGAACGGCGCTTCCTGCCTCTCCGTTTGCGAAGCTGCCGCCTCTGCTGCCGAGGGCTCAAGGCCATCTCTTCCCACAGCTCACCAAGCTTATTCTGTTCAGATGTCTGCTCCAAGGCTGAGGCTAAGTCATGTACCAGCTCATCCATGAGGCCACATCTGccaaaagaaagtttaaaaagaaaaaagaaaaagagagcctGAATAGGAGCTgttgttttagaaaaattttacaaaacaaatcATGTCACTGCACAGTCCACCCTTTCCATAGAAAATAGTCAATTTCATCTGCCTACTCTTAGAATCCTACCATCCACGCCCGCTTTGGCCACTGAAAATAGGTGTTTGGCCCCTGTTAAATGCCTGAAGTCAACATGTTTTTAAGCACAAAAACTCATTTACCAAATGACAATGGGAATATTAGCAAACTCAGGGGAATAaatctttcccccttttccccaaTTAAACATGTCACTAAATTACCTAATGATAAGAtccaaaaagataaaagaatatcTCATCACTCAAGGGCAGAAAAACACTCAACTTCAAAAGCATAGATGAAGGAATATTGTGTAGTATGAGGTCACTGATAAGAATGCTTGTGGAAGAGAACAGAAAGACAACCTTAGTGACACACTTTAAGGAAAACTGCTTGCCGTTTTAGCGATCCAAGAATCTGTAGTGGACCGGGTTTGTACTCTAAATGGGAAAAAGAGACTAAGTTTATACCCGTTCTGGTACCAACTACCATCTGGAAGCTACCAGGTAAAGAATCTTATAAGACtatatcatataatttttaattattagcaACTTTTAAACTCTTCCCCCATCCTTCAGAAAATAAGTGATCACCTTAATTATGTGCTTTCATGCTAGACCATCACACAAAAACAGGATATAACTGAGGCTGAAATGACAGGGATGGGTGGAGTCTCTAAGATTTGTAGCTGACCGCTTTCCAAAATTTCCTACTTTTCTACTCATTCATATCAAACCATCATACATCATATTTCAGGGGTCACTTCAGAGGCAAACCTTTCAAGGAATGAAAGTAGTAAGACCAATCTTCAAAATGCCCTTTTAAATGGAAATGTCTAATATAATTTGTGTAACACCTATTAAATCCATATTAAATTGGCACTTTTTCCCTACCCCTTAAGACCAAAGTATTTCAAGACCATAATTAGAGCTTAAATCTCTGTGTGATGCCACTCTCAGGCCGTATTTCCGTTCATGCAGTTCACATTCTCCAAAGGACTTTCCTAAAACCTTTTTTCATTTGGTCCCAATGCCAACGAACTCAAAAGGCAGGAAAACAGTCGGCTGGCTTATCTGCCACCTCGGTGGGGGCAATGGAGACATCTAGTTCCAAAACTACCAACCAAACAAAACTTCTCCAAGTGtcaaaagccacacacacacacacacacacacacacacatgaccaCTTCCCTTTAGAAAAGAAGTAGTTTGAAACACCCTGACTGGGGTTTGGGAAACAACTGTCCCTAGGACCAAAATAGGTAAACAAGTGGGAACAACAGCATGCCTAAGTCTACTTCCCAAATAAAGAACTACCGCTTTAAAAACTCGGGCAGAACTGGACAAACTTTAACGTGGAACTAAGTTACCAAACAACTAGGAGTCGAATGCCTGTGCAGAATCCTTTCCTGCCTCCCAAACTGCAATTCGAAAAGCAGGTGACAGAAGCAGCCTGGGACTCCCGCACCTCCGGTCCAAGAGGACCCTCGGGTCCAGGCCAGCCCTCGGGAAGAGGAAAGGCTGTCTGATTTACGTAAAGGAAAAAGGGGAAACTGGGAGGAGTAAGAAGCGAGGCAGGGGCAGGGTCGGAGGTTGGGGGCGGAGGAGGCGGGAAAGGCAAGAGGCAACTTCTCAGGCTTGCTcaccaggggccaggggccaggggccaggggccaggggtcaGTCTCCTCCGGGAGAGAAACTGCGAAAAAGCAAATCCCGGTAACTAGGCTCTCTCCGTGATCAGGGGTCACAACATGGCCACACatgtgaggggggaaaaaaacgcGTGTTTCAAAGGGCTCTCCAACGCCCCGGCCCGCCCCCGAGGACTAGGGCGACCACGGCCCTGGACACCAAGCCCTCACGCTATCGCCGGCCCAAAGAGCCAGAACGAAGAGGTGATGACCGTCGCCCAGGAGACGGCCCGACCCTCaactcctccccgcccccggacGGAGGCGATGGGCCCTGAAAAGCAAGGCCCCGCCACCCTCGCTCCTCCCGCCGGCCGCCGCGGCCCCTCAAAGCCTCCGGCCGCTCAGCCACGGCGCAGAGCCCGGAGCCCCGCTGGCGCCACCCCCCCGGAACCCGACCCTCTCGACCCGCATCGACCCCTCACCAGCTGCCGCAGGCACCTCCAGCGGCCGCCGCTATGGGGGCCGAGTCTCCCCGCTAGGGTTtccctctctgacctcatttccGGTATGGGCCGGAGGGGGTGGGGCGACGACAGAGTGGGAGGAGCTATCTGCGCGGGAGGGCTCGCCCCCGCCCAGCACTTCCGGCCCGCGGCCTCCCCTACTTCCGCCCCAAGTAGGGCGGGGCCGTGGGGGAAAGCCTGGAGACCCTACTGGGGGCCAGGAGAGGCCGCGGTTAGGGCGGGGGCGAGACCAGGGGTGAGGTGCCCGTCTGGGGAAGGACGTCTCCGTGCCGGCCTCATCTTCGTCGGGAAACTGGGCGCTAGAGAGGGCCTAGGCCTCATCCCTGCTTGCTGACCTACTTTCATAAAGGGTGTGTGGCGTTGAAGGGGAAATGGATCCTCCTTTCAACCCTTTGAGTTGGTACAACCTTTGGCAGGGTAGCTTAGCAGTGAGTTACTCAGGGTGTTAAAAAATACACATGCCTTGAGCAACAAAACAAGTAAAGCACTACTGGATTAAAActcaagaataaaagaaatatctgTGAGTCCATACCGATACAAGGTAATTATCTGAATACTGATATGAATACGTtaataaatggaaagaatagTTAACGCTAGTGcggaagaattccaaataatttatgtagatactcCACCCTGAAGCCTAACTCTCAACTCCTTAAATGTGGGCTGTGCCTAGTGACTTCCAAAGAGTACAGTCAGGAGGGAAATGAGTAACTTGATGGTAGAGAAAACACTtcctcagccaggtgatcaaggttcACATCAGCAGTGATAAATCATGTTGACAGTCTGTGGACTAGATATGATGAGAGCGGTATTTTATCTCCTTCCAAACCCATAACCCCAGCCTGATCAAAGAAAATCAGACAAACCCCAATTGAGGAACATGCTACAGAATGCCTGACCAGTATTCCTCAAAATTGCCAAGGTCATCGAGGACAAGGacagtctgagaaactgtcacagccaagaggagaCTAGGGCAACGTGACAACTTAATGTAAGGTGGTATCCTCAGGGGGATAGTAGAACAGCaaaaaggacattaggtaaaaagtaaagaaatctgGATAAAGTACGGGCTTTAGTTAATAATAtctcaatattggttcattaattgtgacaaatgtgCTATACTAATTTGCACAGCTAGAGatattaataataggggaaactgggtaTGAGGTATATAGGAACCGTGTGCAGTGCCTTCGtaattttctgtaaacctaaaacaactctaaaattaaagtttattttttaaaatgcacatgccTGTTGGCCCAGAAATTCAGTCTCTAGGAATTTTATTCTAAAGGAAAAATTGGAAATGGGCACAAAATACAGGTTAAATACAGGTAAATTCATCTTTGCAGCATTGTGGAAGGAGAGGTGAGAAGATTAGGAAAAAAAGCCAGaaaccctagaacagtggttaGTTATctaaactatggtacatctatgaGATGGAATACCTTTGAGCTTTTGAAAATTGTCATGGGAGAATATTTTAATGACATGAAAAGTTGTCAAATTATGATtgtgtacatttcttttttattgtgtacatttctatatgaatattatactttaataaaatagttACTCTAAAAATGTAGAGTATGACTCTAATCAtgtttaaaggaaattaaatctGTATTTGCTTAGGAATGTGACCAGAATGATACACTACAAACCATCCAAAATAGTTCCATTATAAATGACTATATTTATGACCTGTTGTTTGTATGAATGTTCAGAATTGTTTATAAGGTAAATTTATTATGAAAAGAATTAAGAGAGGAGACATAGATGACTGAGCTTTTGAGCCAGAGTGACTAAAAGAGTGGCATTTGCACAGCTAGAGGAGAAAAGAAGCGATCTGGATAAAGTACAGTTTTGTGGGAAGATGATTGATTCTACTTTGGACATGCTGAATCTGTGACTTCCGCAGGACAGAAAGATGGAAATATTCAAAAGGTGTCCGCAGCCACCAGCCCTCTTTTCTGCATAAGTGAAGTTCTCCCCCACAAATCATATCAGCTTCCAAGAGGTCAGTTGCCTCTAGCAGCACTGAAAGCACCCACTTTTCTTGATATCCagcatttattttcatctttctgcTAGAAATCACCACTTGTTTACTCCACCAGCATCTCCAAGTTAAGATGGCGAAACAAAGTTGAATTTATTCCATAGTCCCTATGAAATCTGCCCCTTCTCCATTGTTCCCCGTTTGGGAAATTTCACCACCATTATGAAGTCACCCAGGTGAAAAGCTTCAAGGCCATTTTTAGTTCCTGCTTCTTCCTTATACCTTTTTATCTAATGAAATGCCAATCTTCATGGATTCTACTTCTACAGTATTCTTGCAACCACCCTCCCTCTTGCTTGCTCTCTGCCATTGGCCTTGTCTGGGTAGGCAACCACTCTTCCGGATGGTGTAGCTAAGCCAAAACTGTTAAAGTTGCAATTTGTTGGGGAGCATGGGGAAGTGTAATAAAAGGGCAGCTCACACTGACTTTGTGAAGGGTCCAGAAAAGGAAATTAGAATTTATGGAGCACCAATATGCCAGGAACTGTCCCAGAAATGCATAGAAGATTAAGTTAGATGATAAAATAATACAGTTATATATTGTATAATGATGgagatacattctgagaaatatgTTGTTAGGGGATTTCATCATTATGCAAATGTCCTAGAgtacacttacacaaacctagatggtgtaGTCTACTACACACCAAGGTATAATATAGCCTATTTCTCCTAGGTTGTACCTATACAGTATGTTACTGAACTGAATACTGTAAGCAAGTGTAACACAatggtatttgtgtatctaaacatatctAAGCATGAAAGAGCTTagatatgtttagatacacaaataccatTGTGTTACACTTGCTTACAGTATTCAGTTCAGTAAAGATGCAGCacaagagattttttaaatggcGCAGCTGTATAGGGAACTTACCATGAATAGTGCTtacaggactggaagttgctctgggtgaatGACTgggtgaatgtgaaggcctaggataTTACTGTACAATACTGTACACTTTATAAATACTGCCCCACatgccctccccttccttccttttgacaGGGTCAGAAATAGAACATTGAAGTTGTCAAGGCTGCTCCATGAACAGGGATGTGGGTTGGATTGATTGGAAATATCCAAGAGAAATTGGCTGGGTAAGATGTAGATCACCATAATAGTGACTGTCAAGAGGGAGTTAAAGCTGGCCTGAGGATCAGTAGAAATGAGAAATCAAGATGGAGAGATCAATATAGGAGATTATCGTGGCCATATGGTTTTGACTATTGCATGTTGGAGCAgtggtcatattaaagaaatttgtggtattcattaaaaaatgagggtgtcagccctgaccggtttggctccgtggatagagcgtcagcctgcggactgaaaggtcccgggttcgatttccggtcaagggcatggaccttggttgtgggcacatccccattggggggtgtgcaggaggcagctgatctatgtctctctctcatcgatgtttctaactttctatccctctcccttcctctctgtaaaaaatcaataaaatatatatttttaaaaatgagggtaTCTAACATGGAGAGGGTGAAGAACTGAGGACTCAATCTTTTGACTTTGATTTTGGCTCCATTGGTTCTCTTCCATTGAattgatggaagaaataaaacgTATCTATGTTTTACATCATTACAATCTGAAAATATATCCAAAGTACAGGGCAGGCTGGCTCCACAATACCACAGAAAGCTTTTACTAATATGGCAGTGGCACTTCGTACTTTCTATGGTTGCTCCTATAGACCTGTGTCCTTGTACAGGATTGTAGGTCCTCAACAATTTACAGCAAGGTACTCTGAAGACCATCAGGTTAGATCTGGGAAGGCTGAACATGTAGCCCTGGGGGATCAGGCTCCTCTGTGCTGAAACAGGTCAGTGGCTACTGATTGGGATGTCATCTGTGCACTGAAAACAGGTGCAGTGAGTGAGAGGGAACCTATTGCCCAGCTTCACTGATACTGAtcctgtgagagaaaaaaaattcctcctaAATCACATATCCTTTTATTTCTTACAGAAAGTTTagttccattataatcttactagaggcctcgtgcacgaaatttgtgcagcctgcaccctcttgcaaatctgggacccctcgggggatgtctgactgcctctcgcaatccaggacccctggctcctaactgcttgcctgactgcctgcctcatcacccctaaccacttgcctacctgcttgatcacccctaacaactctgcctgcctgcctgattgcccctaatcactctagGAGCCATGCACTTAACCACTAAATTATAATGCTCCTAAAATGAATGTGAGTGTTTACCACATTGAATACACATAGCAAAACATACATTCATATATACATGCTATatattaactagaagcccgatacatgaaaattcatgcactggaagggggggggtccctcagcacagcctgccccctctcacagtccaggagccctcaggggcaggaggtgacccggcgatcaggggaaggcaatgccccatcacatctctgctgctgccactgccagcagcacaagccttggccgtccctggttacctgagcctcaggcggccctgggcagctgggcagccgacacctgaggcttgcctgaacctcgggccggccctgggtggctagggagctgaggggactgggcattgccatcttgtggctgtgggcgctgccatctttgaggacagggcagtcaattagcatattccctccttattggctgtgggcgctgccatctttgcaatagcatgagggtcaattagcatattccctctttattagataggattgttagaCATATGTGGATTATACAAAGATATTTCTATACGCCATTAGTTATTGACAAAATCATTTAATTAATCctcaaaattatcctttaatgtAAGTGCTAGTGTTCtaatacagatgaagaaactgaagcttagagaggttaaacAAGGTCACAAAGCTGGTATGAAATAACTGTGATTGGAACTAGGCATCTGACTCCAAAATCAGATGTCTTTTTACTATACTTTCTCCTCCCCTTTTGGGAGGTATTTGGCAGGTATTGCCTGTACTCACATCCATTCACTTAATCAGGATATATTTAGTGAGTGCCTACCATGTCCTAGATATGAAGATGCACCTGtgaacaacaaaacaacacaaaagccCCTGCCTTCAGGGTTCTTTCATTCCagggaaggaagacaaacaattgaTGGATCAATATGCGAACTGTCAGGTGGCGGAAATGCTTTGAAGAATATCAAAGAAGGATAAGAGGAAAGAAGTGCTGGGTGTGGGGACTTGCTGCTATTTGTGATATGTCTCCTTGATAAGGGCTCATCTGAGCAAATACCACAAAGAAAGGAGGGAATGTGCCATCCAACCTTCTCGGGGacaagcattccaggcagagggaacagtcaGGGCAAGGGCCATGAGGTGGTGTTTTCGTTTCCTACATctactgtaacaaagtaccaaaaATTGGGTGGCTTTTAAAtagcagaaatgtattctctcatagCTCTGGAGGCTAGACACCCAAAATCACAGTGTTAGCCGTGCTGTGCTCCTTCCAAATGCTCTAGGGAAGGATCCTtgtctcctagcttctggtggttcttggcattccttggcctatagatgcatcactccaatctctgcctccatggtCACATGgcagtcttccctctgtgtgtggctgtctctttgtctcttctcttcttgtaAGCACACAAGCCATTGGATTGGAGACCATCCTAATCCAGTAATCTTCATCTTAATCTTAATCCATCTATAAAGACTCTAATTTCCAAATAAGTTAACATTCATAGACCCTGGAggttaggacttgaacatatCTTTTTGGAGGGCACATTAATGGCATCATCTTACCACAGTCCTCCCTCTTGTCATGTTTATTCATGTCCCTCCCACATGCAAAATGTTCACACCTTATCCCAGATACCCAAAAGTCTCTTTCAACCATGGCGTCAGGATGGGAGTCTAGGATGGTTTGATCTATGTTAGGACCAAATGCAACTCCTCATATGTGGCTCTTCTCGAGATTTATCCATTAAAAGGACAAGTAGGCACTGTTCTGGTTAGGTAGGGACCTGGGTTGTTTAGAATATTTGCATTTAATATGATTATTGATATGGTTAGTGTATTAGTTTGCAAGGGCTG from Eptesicus fuscus isolate TK198812 chromosome 5, DD_ASM_mEF_20220401, whole genome shotgun sequence harbors:
- the GPATCH2L gene encoding G patch domain-containing protein 2-like isoform X3; translation: MDELVHDLASALEQTSEQNKLGELWEEMALSPRQQRRQLRKRRGRKRRSDFTHLAEHTCCYSEASESSLDEAVKDCREVAPVTNFSDSDDTMVAKRHPALNTIVKSKQHSWHESDSFTENAPCRPLRRRRKVKRVTSEVAASLQQKLKVSDWSYERGCRFKSAKKQRLSRWKENTPWTSSGHGLCESAETRTFLNKTGRKERMECEADEQKQGSDENMSECETSSVCSSSDTGLFTNDEGRQGDDEQSDWFYEGECVPGFTVPNLLPKWTPDHCSEVERMDSGLDKLSDSTFLLPSRPAQRGEF